In Pseudomonas oryzicola, one DNA window encodes the following:
- a CDS encoding universal stress protein: MSQFKRLFVMLGPQMRHTPALQRAAALAESNGALLDINVFVDDVDTFGLMSDSRERERLLSDNRQWLADEAEQLANAGLDVSTELLLTRDPLGSVLERVERLGCDLLIKDVQHEPVLKRLLVTPLDWQLLKDSPVAVHLVSDIRLPLPRQIAAAVDLNSHGAGEHLDEQVIHCAHALALQCNAELHLLHVCDAAKTHIADFGAGTVTMPGFDGNLRTAQRAAFNRLGDHHQIPLERRHFLEGPAIKAIAQFVGHSRADVIVMGSHRHDALQTFLGGTTAHVLEHPLCNVLAIKAVR; this comes from the coding sequence ATGAGCCAGTTCAAGCGTCTGTTCGTCATGCTCGGCCCGCAGATGCGTCACACGCCGGCGCTGCAGCGCGCGGCGGCGTTGGCGGAATCCAACGGGGCCTTGCTGGACATCAATGTGTTCGTCGACGATGTCGACACCTTCGGCCTGATGAGCGACAGCCGCGAACGCGAACGGCTGCTCAGTGACAACCGCCAATGGCTGGCGGACGAGGCCGAACAACTGGCCAACGCTGGCCTGGATGTGTCCACCGAGCTGCTGCTGACCCGGGACCCGCTGGGCAGTGTGCTGGAACGGGTCGAACGCCTGGGGTGCGACCTGCTGATCAAGGACGTGCAGCACGAACCCGTGCTCAAGCGCCTGCTGGTGACGCCACTGGACTGGCAGTTGCTCAAGGACAGCCCGGTCGCCGTGCACCTGGTCAGCGATATCCGGCTGCCCCTGCCCCGGCAGATCGCTGCCGCAGTGGACCTGAACAGCCACGGCGCTGGCGAGCATCTGGACGAACAGGTGATCCACTGCGCCCATGCCCTGGCCCTGCAGTGCAACGCCGAGCTGCACCTGCTGCATGTGTGCGACGCGGCGAAGACCCACATTGCCGACTTCGGTGCGGGGACGGTCACCATGCCCGGCTTCGATGGCAACCTGCGGACCGCGCAGCGGGCGGCATTCAACCGCCTGGGCGACCACCACCAGATCCCGCTGGAGCGTAGGCACTTCTTGGAGGGCCCTGCGATCAAGGCCATTGCCCAGTTCGTCGGCCATAGCCGGGCAGATGTGATCGTGATGGGCAGCCACCGGCATGACGCCCTGCAGACCTTCCTGGGCGGGACCACGGCGCATGTACTGGAGCACCCGCTGTGCAATGTATTGGCAATCAAGGCGGTCCGCTGA
- the hisN gene encoding histidinol-phosphatase, giving the protein MSLSAAQIGEYRAFAEQLADAAAEAIKPYFRASLAVEDKGGRLYDPVTVADKAAEDAMRTLIQARYPEHGILGEEAGVAVGSSPLTWVLDPIDGTRAFITGLPLWGTLIALNDGTQPVVGVMNQPFTGERFVGTPEGAWRNGTPLKTRACGDLASATLMCTTPDMFDTAARKAAFEAVAGKARLMRYGGDCYAYCMLASGFVDVIVEASLQPYDVQALMPIIEGAGGVITAWDGSSAQNGGCVVACGDPVLHAQMVEMLRHAM; this is encoded by the coding sequence ATGTCCCTGAGTGCTGCACAGATCGGCGAGTACCGCGCCTTTGCCGAGCAGTTGGCCGATGCTGCCGCTGAAGCGATCAAGCCCTACTTTCGCGCCAGCCTGGCTGTCGAGGACAAGGGCGGGCGCCTGTACGACCCGGTGACCGTGGCCGACAAGGCGGCCGAAGACGCCATGCGCACGCTGATCCAGGCCCGTTACCCCGAGCATGGCATTCTCGGCGAAGAAGCCGGGGTGGCTGTCGGCAGCAGCCCGCTGACCTGGGTGCTCGACCCGATCGACGGTACCCGCGCCTTCATCACCGGCCTGCCGCTGTGGGGCACGCTGATCGCCCTCAACGACGGCACGCAGCCGGTGGTAGGGGTGATGAACCAGCCATTCACCGGTGAGCGCTTCGTCGGCACGCCGGAAGGCGCCTGGCGCAACGGTACGCCGTTGAAGACTCGCGCCTGCGGCGACCTGGCGTCGGCCACGCTGATGTGCACCACCCCGGACATGTTCGACACCGCAGCACGCAAGGCTGCATTCGAGGCCGTTGCCGGCAAGGCGCGGCTGATGCGCTATGGCGGCGACTGCTATGCCTATTGCATGCTGGCCTCGGGTTTTGTCGATGTGATCGTCGAGGCCAGCCTGCAGCCTTACGACGTACAGGCGTTGATGCCGATCATCGAAGGGGCGGGCGGGGTGATCACCGCGTGGGATGGCAGCAGCGCGCAGAATGGTGGGTGCGTGGTGGCCTGCGGTGACCCAGTGCTGCATGCGCAAATGGTGGAGATGTTGCGCCACGCCATGTAA
- a CDS encoding helix-turn-helix transcriptional regulator — protein sequence MESRLLSERSSVFHHADPYAVSDYVNQHVGQHCIGLSRTTHPQASLNHRKFAELDLCRISYGGSVRVTSPALESIYHLQVLLNGNCLWRGPRREQHLVPGELLLINPDDPVDLTYSEDCEKFILKVPTRLLDSICDEQRWHRPDGGVRFLRNHYRLDELDGFVNLLAMVCHEAEVSDSLPRVQGHYSQIVASKLLTLMTTNIRRESLGSPGASLERILEHIERNLKLELTAEALAEQACMSLRSLYALFDRHLGTTPKQYVRQRKLAQVHACLGDASCSVRSVTELAMDYGFLHLGRFSEVYRQQFGELPSETLRNRR from the coding sequence ATGGAAAGCCGCCTGCTGAGCGAGCGCAGTAGCGTGTTTCATCACGCCGACCCTTATGCCGTGTCCGATTATGTGAACCAGCATGTAGGCCAGCATTGCATCGGTCTGTCCCGCACCACCCATCCCCAGGCCAGCCTCAACCACCGCAAGTTTGCCGAACTGGACCTGTGCCGCATCAGCTATGGCGGCAGCGTACGCGTCACCTCACCGGCACTGGAAAGCATCTACCACCTGCAGGTGTTGCTCAACGGCAACTGCTTGTGGCGCGGGCCCAGGCGCGAACAACACCTGGTACCGGGCGAGCTGTTGCTGATCAACCCTGATGACCCGGTCGACCTGACCTATTCGGAAGACTGCGAGAAGTTCATCCTCAAGGTGCCGACCCGGCTGCTGGACTCGATCTGCGACGAACAACGCTGGCACCGGCCCGATGGCGGCGTGCGCTTCCTGCGCAACCACTATCGGCTGGATGAGCTGGACGGTTTCGTCAACCTGCTGGCGATGGTTTGCCATGAAGCGGAAGTGAGTGATTCGCTGCCAAGGGTACAGGGCCATTACAGCCAGATCGTCGCCAGCAAGTTGCTGACGCTGATGACCACCAATATCCGTCGCGAGAGCCTGGGTTCGCCAGGTGCAAGCCTGGAACGGATCCTCGAGCACATCGAACGCAACCTGAAGCTTGAGCTTACCGCCGAGGCACTGGCAGAGCAGGCGTGCATGAGCCTGCGCTCGTTGTATGCACTGTTCGACCGGCACCTGGGCACCACGCCCAAGCAGTATGTGCGCCAACGCAAGCTGGCCCAGGTGCATGCCTGCCTGGGCGATGCCAGTTGCAGCGTGCGCAGCGTGACCGAATTGGCCATGGACTATGGCTTCCTGCACCTGGGGCGGTTTTCCGAGGTGTATCGGCAGCAGTTTGGCGAGCTGCCGTCGGAAACCTTGCGCAACCGGCGCTGA
- the benA gene encoding benzoate 1,2-dioxygenase large subunit: MSLGFDYLNALLEDDREKGIYRCKREMFTDPRLFDLEMKHIFEGNWIYLAHESQIPENNDFLTLTMGRQPIFIARNKEGELNAFLNACSHRGAMLCRHKRGNRSSYTCPFHGWTFNNSGKLLKVKDPANAGYPGSFNCDGSHDLTRVARFESYRGFLFGSLKADVKPLVEHLGESAKIIDMIVDQSPEGLEVLRGASSYIYEGNWKLTAENGADGYHVSSVHWNYAATQNQRKQREAGEEIKTMSAGAWAKQGGGFYSFDHGHLLLWTRWANPEDRPAYERREQLAADFGQARADWMIENSRNLCLYPNVYLMDQFSSQIRIARPISVNKTEITIYCIAPKGESADARAKRIRQYEDFFNVSGMATPDDLEEFRSCQTGYGGGIGWNDMSRGAQHWVQGADEAAREIELKPLLSGVRTEDEGLFVLQHKYWQDTMIQALKDEQQLIPVEAVQ; encoded by the coding sequence ATGTCCCTGGGATTCGACTACCTCAATGCCTTGCTCGAGGACGACCGTGAAAAGGGCATCTACCGCTGCAAGCGCGAGATGTTCACCGACCCACGGCTGTTCGACCTGGAGATGAAACACATCTTCGAGGGCAACTGGATCTACCTGGCCCACGAAAGCCAGATCCCCGAGAACAACGACTTCCTCACCCTGACCATGGGGCGCCAGCCAATCTTCATCGCGCGCAACAAGGAGGGTGAGCTGAATGCCTTCCTCAACGCCTGCAGCCACCGTGGCGCCATGCTCTGCCGGCACAAGCGCGGCAACCGCTCCAGCTACACCTGCCCGTTCCACGGCTGGACGTTCAATAACAGCGGCAAGCTGCTGAAAGTGAAGGACCCAGCCAACGCCGGCTACCCTGGCAGCTTCAACTGCGACGGCTCCCACGACCTGACCAGGGTGGCGCGCTTCGAGTCGTACCGGGGCTTTCTGTTCGGCAGCCTGAAGGCCGACGTCAAGCCGCTGGTCGAACACCTGGGCGAGTCGGCGAAGATCATCGACATGATCGTCGACCAGTCGCCGGAAGGCCTGGAAGTGCTGCGAGGGGCCAGTTCGTATATCTACGAAGGCAACTGGAAGCTCACCGCCGAAAACGGTGCCGACGGATACCACGTCAGTTCCGTGCACTGGAACTACGCCGCCACCCAGAACCAGCGCAAGCAGCGCGAGGCGGGTGAGGAAATCAAGACCATGAGCGCCGGTGCCTGGGCCAAGCAGGGCGGTGGCTTCTACTCCTTCGACCACGGCCACCTGCTGCTGTGGACCCGCTGGGCCAACCCGGAAGACCGCCCGGCCTACGAGCGCCGTGAACAGCTGGCGGCCGACTTCGGCCAGGCGCGTGCCGACTGGATGATCGAGAACTCGCGCAACCTGTGCCTGTACCCGAACGTGTACCTGATGGACCAGTTCAGCTCGCAGATCCGCATCGCCCGGCCGATTTCGGTGAACAAGACCGAAATCACCATCTATTGCATCGCGCCGAAAGGCGAGAGCGCCGATGCCCGCGCCAAGCGCATTCGCCAGTATGAAGACTTCTTCAACGTCAGCGGCATGGCCACCCCGGACGACCTCGAAGAGTTCCGCTCGTGCCAGACCGGCTACGGCGGCGGCATCGGCTGGAATGACATGTCCCGTGGGGCTCAGCACTGGGTGCAAGGCGCCGACGAGGCGGCCAGGGAGATCGAGCTCAAGCCGCTGTTGTCAGGCGTGCGCACCGAGGACGAAGGCCTGTTCGTGCTGCAGCACAAGTACTGGCAGGACACCATGATCCAGGCCCTGAAGGACGAACAGCAACTGATCCCAGTGGAGGCCGTGCAATGA
- the benB gene encoding benzoate 1,2-dioxygenase small subunit, which translates to MSLYDTVRDFLYREARYLDDAQWDQWLELYASDATFWMPSWDDDDTLTEDPQSEISLIWYGNRGGLEDRVFRIKTERSSATVPDTRTSHNISNIEIVGQADGQCQVRFNWHTLSFRYKTTDSYFGSSFYTLDLRGEQPLIKAKKVVLKNDYVRQVIDIYHI; encoded by the coding sequence ATGAGCCTGTATGACACCGTGCGCGACTTCCTCTACCGCGAGGCGCGCTACCTGGATGATGCCCAGTGGGACCAGTGGCTGGAACTGTACGCCAGCGATGCCACCTTCTGGATGCCGAGCTGGGACGATGACGACACCCTCACCGAAGACCCGCAAAGCGAAATCTCGCTGATCTGGTACGGCAACCGTGGCGGCCTGGAAGACCGGGTATTCCGGATCAAGACCGAGCGTTCGAGCGCGACCGTACCCGACACCCGCACCTCGCACAACATCAGCAACATCGAGATCGTCGGGCAGGCTGACGGGCAGTGCCAGGTGCGCTTCAACTGGCACACCCTGAGCTTCCGCTACAAGACCACCGACAGTTACTTCGGCAGCAGTTTCTACACCCTCGACCTGCGCGGCGAGCAGCCGCTGATCAAGGCCAAGAAGGTGGTGCTGAAGAACGACTACGTGCGCCAGGTCATCGACATCTACCACATCTGA
- the benC gene encoding benzoate 1,2-dioxygenase electron transfer component BenC has product MSYQIALNFEDGVTRFIEAAGHETVADAAYRQGINIPLDCRDGACGTCKCKAESGRYELGDNFIEDALSEDEIADGYVLTCQMRAASDCVIRIPASSQLCKTEQACFEAAISDVRQLSASTIALSIKGEALSRLAFLPGQYVNLKVPGSEQSRAYSFSSLQKDGEVSFLIRNVPGGLMSSFLTNLAKAGDSMTLAGPLGSFYLRPIQRPLLLLAGGTGLAPFTAMLEKIAEQGSAYPLHLIYGVTNDFDLVELDRLQALAARIPNFTFSACVANPDSQYPQKGYVTQHIEPRHLNDGDVDVYLCGPPPMVEAVSQYVREQGITPANFYYEKFAAAA; this is encoded by the coding sequence ATGAGCTACCAGATCGCACTGAATTTCGAAGACGGGGTAACCCGCTTCATCGAGGCCGCCGGCCATGAAACCGTGGCCGACGCTGCCTACCGCCAGGGCATCAATATCCCGCTGGACTGCCGCGACGGCGCCTGCGGTACCTGCAAGTGCAAGGCCGAATCCGGCCGTTACGAGCTGGGCGACAACTTCATCGAAGACGCCCTGAGCGAAGACGAAATCGCCGATGGCTACGTGCTGACCTGCCAGATGCGTGCCGCAAGCGACTGCGTGATCCGCATTCCGGCCTCGTCGCAACTGTGCAAGACCGAACAGGCCTGTTTCGAGGCCGCGATCAGCGATGTGCGCCAGCTGTCGGCCAGCACCATTGCCTTGTCGATCAAGGGTGAGGCCCTCAGCCGCCTGGCGTTCCTGCCGGGGCAATACGTCAACCTCAAGGTGCCGGGCAGCGAGCAGAGCCGCGCCTATTCGTTCAGCTCGCTGCAGAAGGACGGCGAAGTCAGCTTCCTGATCCGCAACGTGCCGGGCGGGCTGATGAGCAGCTTCCTGACCAACCTGGCCAAGGCCGGCGACAGCATGACCCTGGCCGGGCCGCTGGGCAGCTTCTACCTGCGGCCGATCCAGCGTCCGCTGTTGCTGCTGGCCGGTGGCACCGGCCTGGCGCCGTTCACGGCGATGCTGGAGAAGATCGCCGAACAGGGCAGCGCGTACCCGTTGCACCTGATCTACGGCGTGACCAACGACTTCGACCTGGTCGAGCTCGACCGCCTGCAGGCCTTGGCGGCGCGCATACCCAACTTCACCTTCAGCGCCTGCGTGGCCAACCCGGACAGCCAGTACCCGCAGAAGGGCTACGTGACCCAGCACATCGAACCGCGCCACCTCAACGATGGCGATGTGGATGTGTACCTGTGCGGCCCGCCACCGATGGTCGAGGCGGTGAGCCAGTACGTGCGCGAGCAGGGCATTACACCGGCGAACTTCTACTACGAGAAGTTCGCGGCGGCGGCCTGA
- a CDS encoding 1,6-dihydroxycyclohexa-2,4-diene-1-carboxylate dehydrogenase: MNNRFLGKVALVTGAAQGIGRGVCWRLKAEGAQVVAVDRSELVHELAGDGMLTLTADLEQHADCARVMASAVAAFGRLDILVNNVGGTIWAKPFEHYRVEQIEAEVRRSLFPTLWCCHAALPYMLERGSGAIVNVSSIATRGINRVPYGAAKGGVNALTACLAFETAGRGIRVNATAPGGTEAPPRRVPRNSAEQTEQEKHWYQQIVDQTLDSSLMHRYGSIDEQVGAILFLASDEASYITGVTLPVGGGDLG, encoded by the coding sequence ATGAACAACCGATTCCTAGGCAAGGTCGCCCTGGTCACCGGTGCCGCCCAGGGCATCGGCCGTGGCGTGTGCTGGCGGCTCAAGGCCGAAGGCGCGCAAGTGGTGGCGGTAGACCGCTCCGAACTGGTCCACGAACTGGCCGGCGACGGCATGCTCACCCTCACTGCCGATCTCGAACAGCATGCCGACTGCGCGCGCGTCATGGCCAGCGCGGTGGCCGCCTTCGGCCGCCTCGACATCCTGGTCAACAACGTCGGCGGCACCATCTGGGCCAAGCCTTTCGAGCACTACCGGGTAGAGCAGATCGAAGCCGAAGTGCGCCGCTCGCTGTTCCCCACGCTGTGGTGCTGCCATGCCGCCTTGCCCTACATGCTCGAACGCGGCAGCGGCGCCATCGTCAATGTCTCGTCCATTGCCACCCGTGGCATCAACCGCGTGCCGTACGGGGCGGCCAAGGGCGGCGTCAACGCGCTTACTGCCTGCCTGGCATTCGAAACGGCCGGCCGCGGTATCCGGGTCAACGCCACCGCGCCCGGCGGCACTGAAGCGCCACCCCGGCGCGTGCCGCGCAACAGTGCTGAACAGACCGAGCAGGAAAAGCACTGGTACCAGCAGATCGTCGATCAGACCCTCGACAGCAGCCTGATGCACCGCTACGGCAGCATCGACGAGCAGGTGGGCGCAATTCTGTTTCTCGCTTCCGACGAGGCCTCGTACATCACCGGCGTGACCTTGCCGGTGGGGGGCGGCGACCTCGGTTGA
- the catA gene encoding catechol 1,2-dioxygenase gives MTVKISHTAAVQQFFEEAAGLGNEAGRTRLKRIMQRVLQDTARLIEDLEISEDEFWHAIDYLNRLGGRGEAGLLVAGLGIEHFLDLLQDAKDQQAGLVGGTPRTIEGPLYVAGAPIAEGEVRMDDGSEEGVATVMYLEGRVLDPQGRPLPGATVDLWHANTRGTYSFFDQSQSGYNLRRRIVTDAEGRYRARSIVPSGYGCDPQGPTQECLDLLGRHGQRPAHVHFFISAPGHRHLTTQINLAGDQYLWDDFAYATRDGLVGEVVFVEGPAGRHGELQFDFQLQQAQDGADEQRSGRPRALQEA, from the coding sequence ATGACCGTGAAAATTTCCCACACCGCCGCGGTACAGCAGTTCTTCGAAGAAGCCGCAGGCCTGGGTAACGAGGCCGGCCGCACGCGCCTGAAGCGTATTATGCAGCGCGTGCTGCAGGACACCGCGCGGCTGATCGAAGACCTGGAGATCAGCGAGGACGAGTTCTGGCACGCCATCGACTACCTCAACCGCCTGGGCGGGCGCGGGGAGGCTGGGCTGTTGGTGGCCGGGCTGGGCATCGAGCACTTCCTCGACCTGTTGCAGGATGCCAAGGACCAGCAGGCCGGCCTTGTCGGCGGCACCCCACGCACTATCGAGGGTCCGCTGTACGTCGCCGGCGCGCCGATTGCCGAAGGTGAAGTACGCATGGACGATGGCAGCGAGGAGGGCGTGGCTACGGTCATGTACCTGGAGGGCCGGGTGCTCGACCCGCAGGGCCGACCGCTGCCAGGCGCCACGGTTGACCTTTGGCATGCCAATACCCGCGGCACCTATTCGTTCTTCGACCAGAGCCAGTCCGGATACAACCTGCGTCGACGCATCGTTACCGATGCCGAAGGGCGCTATCGGGCCCGCTCCATCGTGCCATCGGGCTACGGCTGCGACCCGCAGGGGCCGACCCAGGAATGCCTGGACTTGCTTGGCCGCCATGGCCAGCGCCCGGCACACGTGCACTTCTTCATCTCGGCGCCGGGGCACCGCCACCTGACCACGCAGATCAACCTGGCCGGCGACCAGTACCTGTGGGACGACTTTGCCTATGCCACGCGGGACGGGCTGGTGGGGGAGGTGGTGTTCGTCGAAGGGCCGGCCGGGCGGCATGGCGAATTGCAGTTCGACTTCCAGCTGCAGCAGGCCCAGGACGGCGCAGATGAGCAGCGCAGTGGGCGGCCGCGGGCTTTGCAGGAGGCCTGA
- a CDS encoding OprD family porin, translating to MNHTPCVALGLTLLSQPLLAAEGGFFEDAKASLSARNYYFSRDFSDIVGANRQSKAEEWAQGFILDFKSGYTPGTVGFGVDALGLLGIKLDSSPERTNTGLLPVHGDGRAADEYSRLAPTFKARVSKTELRVGELQPNLPVLTFSDIRLLPPTYQGASLSSADIDGLTLQAGHLHSTHLRNEGGDGKMNAMLGHVPMRQAASDAFNYLGGDYAFNANQSSVSLWYGQLEDIYEQGFVGFKHSKPLGDWVLAANLGYFTAREDGDALLGNIDNQAFFSLFTARHGGHSFHAGYQGIYGDSPFPRVFANISPLGNEVPTYEFAYTDERSYQVRYDYNFAAMGVPGLTATVRYISGNNVDTGHGYEGRDRERDLDIGYAVQSGVLKGLGIRVRNAMARSNYRSDIDENRLTLVYTWQLF from the coding sequence ATGAACCACACCCCTTGCGTCGCCCTAGGCCTGACGTTGCTCAGCCAACCCTTGCTGGCCGCTGAAGGCGGCTTCTTCGAGGATGCGAAGGCCAGCCTGAGTGCCCGAAACTACTACTTCAGCCGCGACTTCTCGGACATTGTCGGGGCCAACCGGCAATCCAAGGCCGAAGAGTGGGCCCAGGGTTTCATCCTCGACTTCAAGTCGGGGTACACGCCCGGCACCGTCGGTTTTGGTGTGGATGCCCTGGGCCTGCTGGGCATCAAGCTCGACAGCAGCCCCGAGCGCACCAACACCGGCCTGCTGCCGGTGCATGGCGACGGCCGTGCCGCCGACGAGTACAGCCGCCTGGCGCCGACCTTCAAGGCTCGCGTGTCGAAAACCGAACTGCGCGTCGGCGAACTGCAACCGAACCTGCCCGTGCTGACCTTCAGTGACATCCGCCTGCTTCCCCCGACCTACCAGGGCGCCAGCCTGAGCTCGGCGGATATCGACGGGCTGACCCTGCAGGCCGGCCACCTGCACAGCACCCACCTGCGCAACGAAGGCGGGGACGGCAAGATGAACGCCATGCTCGGCCATGTGCCGATGCGCCAGGCTGCCAGTGATGCCTTCAACTACCTGGGCGGGGATTATGCGTTCAATGCCAACCAGAGCAGTGTCAGCCTCTGGTATGGGCAGCTGGAGGACATCTACGAGCAGGGCTTTGTCGGCTTCAAGCACAGCAAACCTCTGGGCGACTGGGTGCTCGCGGCCAACCTGGGGTACTTCACGGCCCGCGAGGATGGCGATGCGTTGCTGGGCAATATCGACAACCAGGCGTTCTTTTCGCTGTTCACGGCCCGTCATGGCGGGCACAGTTTCCATGCTGGCTACCAGGGTATCTATGGTGACAGCCCGTTCCCACGGGTATTCGCCAACATCTCGCCGCTGGGTAACGAGGTACCGACCTACGAGTTCGCCTACACCGACGAACGCTCTTACCAGGTGCGCTATGACTACAACTTTGCGGCCATGGGTGTGCCGGGGCTGACTGCGACCGTGCGCTATATCAGCGGTAACAACGTCGACACCGGGCACGGATATGAAGGACGTGACCGCGAGCGCGACCTGGACATCGGCTATGCGGTACAGAGTGGGGTGCTGAAGGGGCTGGGCATCCGGGTGCGCAATGCCATGGCACGGTCCAACTACCGTAGCGATATCGACGAAAATCGCCTGACGCTGGTTTACACCTGGCAATTGTTCTAG
- a CDS encoding metal-dependent hydrolase, with translation MDSITQAVLGAALQGTVLGRIQGRRSLLYGAALATLPDLDVIIRYADPVSQMTYHRGFSHSLFVLTGLAWLLAWLVNTRWPGKGYTLPRLFLAFWLVLVTHPLLDAFTVYGTQLFWPLQTTPLSWAAVFIIDPVYTLPLLAAVLYASCQGLTRRAMQLLTLALLFGAAYLGFGLAGRMAAEQRFQAALDQQGLVASEVRAVPIAFNSLVWRVLAKTPDGDYYEGISSGFDRRAPEMQRLPRNLELAKVLADQPLHARLRWFTDDWLRYDQIGDALVVTDLRMGIPGNYTFRFTMAHRDGQGRWRVDVPSMWQGAGPGSMFNGDDLVLIWRRIVDQQPPLPLAAWTDRYLGVSTAERGR, from the coding sequence GTGGACTCGATTACCCAAGCCGTACTCGGCGCCGCCTTGCAAGGCACCGTGCTTGGCCGCATCCAGGGCCGCCGTTCGCTGCTGTATGGTGCGGCGCTGGCTACGCTTCCCGACCTTGACGTGATCATCCGCTACGCCGATCCGGTCTCGCAGATGACCTATCACCGCGGCTTCTCCCACTCGCTGTTCGTGCTGACCGGGCTGGCCTGGCTGCTGGCCTGGCTGGTCAACACCCGCTGGCCAGGCAAGGGCTACACCTTGCCCAGGTTGTTCCTGGCGTTCTGGCTGGTACTGGTCACCCACCCGTTGCTCGATGCCTTCACGGTGTATGGCACGCAGTTGTTCTGGCCTTTGCAGACCACCCCGCTGAGCTGGGCAGCGGTCTTCATCATCGACCCGGTCTACACCCTGCCACTGCTGGCGGCGGTGCTCTATGCAAGCTGCCAAGGGCTGACCCGCAGGGCCATGCAGCTGCTGACCCTGGCCCTGCTATTCGGCGCGGCCTACCTGGGTTTCGGCCTGGCCGGGCGCATGGCGGCCGAGCAGCGCTTCCAGGCGGCGCTCGACCAGCAAGGCCTTGTCGCCAGCGAGGTACGTGCCGTGCCGATCGCCTTCAACAGCCTGGTCTGGCGGGTACTGGCCAAGACCCCGGATGGCGATTACTACGAAGGCATCAGCAGCGGGTTTGACCGGCGAGCGCCAGAAATGCAGCGCTTGCCACGTAACCTTGAACTGGCCAAGGTGCTTGCCGACCAGCCATTGCACGCGCGCTTGCGCTGGTTTACCGATGACTGGTTGCGCTATGACCAGATCGGCGATGCGCTGGTGGTCACCGACCTGCGCATGGGTATTCCGGGAAACTATACGTTCCGTTTCACCATGGCCCATCGCGACGGCCAGGGCCGCTGGAGGGTCGATGTCCCCTCGATGTGGCAGGGCGCCGGGCCTGGGTCGATGTTCAATGGCGATGACCTGGTGCTGATCTGGCGACGTATCGTCGACCAGCAGCCGCCGTTACCGTTGGCTGCGTGGACCGACCGTTACCTGGGCGTCAGCACCGCTGAGCGTGGGCGCTGA
- a CDS encoding aldo/keto reductase, producing the protein MIYRPLGHSGLQVSALTLGSMMFGEQTSTEDALRIIDKAWDQGINFIDTADVYNAGRSEEIVGEAVARHRQDWIVASKVGFGPADGLPNRSGLSRKHIFNALHATLTRMDMDYLDIYYLHREDHKVPLEESVQAIGDLLRQGKIRYWGVSNFRGWRIAEVCHIAERLGVPKPVISQPLYNIVNRQAEAEQLTAAGAHGLGVVPYSPLARGVLSGKYAPGATPDSGSRAGRQDKRIMEVEWRQESLAIARQIQAYVQAKGVGIVEFAIAWVLNNQLVSSAIVGPRTEEQWATYGGALAVEITAEDEAFIDSLVTPGHASTPGFNDVAHYVSGRLARS; encoded by the coding sequence ATGATTTACCGCCCCCTTGGCCACAGTGGCCTGCAGGTTTCCGCCCTGACCCTGGGCAGCATGATGTTCGGCGAGCAGACCAGCACCGAAGACGCCCTGCGCATCATCGACAAGGCCTGGGACCAGGGCATCAACTTCATCGACACCGCCGATGTGTACAACGCCGGGCGCTCGGAAGAAATCGTCGGCGAAGCGGTAGCGCGCCATCGTCAGGACTGGATCGTCGCCAGCAAGGTCGGTTTCGGCCCGGCAGACGGCCTGCCCAACCGCAGTGGGTTGTCGCGCAAGCACATCTTCAACGCCCTGCATGCCACCTTGACACGCATGGACATGGACTACCTGGACATCTACTACCTGCACCGCGAAGACCACAAGGTGCCGCTGGAAGAAAGCGTGCAAGCGATCGGCGACCTGCTGCGTCAGGGCAAGATCCGTTATTGGGGTGTATCCAACTTCCGCGGCTGGCGTATCGCCGAGGTTTGCCACATTGCCGAGCGCCTGGGCGTTCCCAAGCCGGTGATCAGCCAGCCACTGTACAACATCGTCAACCGTCAGGCAGAAGCCGAGCAACTGACGGCTGCCGGTGCCCACGGCCTGGGTGTGGTGCCCTACAGCCCGCTGGCGCGCGGCGTGCTCAGCGGCAAGTATGCACCGGGTGCCACGCCGGATTCAGGTAGCCGGGCCGGGCGCCAGGACAAACGCATCATGGAGGTGGAGTGGCGCCAGGAGTCGCTGGCCATTGCCCGGCAGATCCAGGCCTACGTGCAGGCCAAGGGCGTCGGCATCGTCGAGTTCGCGATTGCCTGGGTGCTGAACAACCAGCTGGTCAGCTCGGCGATTGTCGGGCCGCGCACCGAGGAGCAGTGGGCCACCTATGGTGGCGCACTGGCAGTGGAGATCACCGCCGAGGACGAGGCATTCATCGATTCGCTGGTGACGCCGGGGCATGCGTCGACGCCGGGCTTCAATGATGTGGCTCATTATGTGAGCGGGCGGCTCGCGCGCAGCTGA